A stretch of the Corylus avellana chromosome ca6, CavTom2PMs-1.0 genome encodes the following:
- the LOC132185567 gene encoding class V chitinase-like, translating into MTSSTAVNAGYWYCKGDLQPENIDSSLFTHLFAAFADVDPGTYNLRFPPGYETQFQSFAKTVKSINSDVKAILSIGGDTDPSIFAKIASDSNYCKTFIDSSIDVARDFNYNGPSTGKWRAAVDKEAAAQSTGNAKLLLTAAVSESPQHYPIQAIVNSLDWINVVAYDLKTPLPLSSPNFIVPPAPFFNPRGSNLVLSVDVVVNVWIYEGVPANKLVLGLPFHGRSWLLQNAANHEILSPANGAATEVVSDPVPYRQIQELIKDKRGVEVIDHNYVAQYWYVGTTWIGYDGKDIISSKVTYAKQNELLGYFPWHVDSDDSDWALSKQVMVPHP; encoded by the exons ATGACTAGCAGCACTGCTGTGAATGCCGGATACTGGTATTGCAAGGGTGACTTGCAGCCGGAGAACATAGATTCCAGCCTTTTCACCCATCTTTTTGCTGCCTTTGCCGATGTCGACCCTGGCACCTACAACCTCAGGTTTCCTCCCGGGTATGAGACTCAGTTTCAATCCTTCGCAAAAACCGTGAAGAGCATCAACTCTGATGTTAAAGCCATTTTATCCATCGGTGGAGACACTGATCCTTCCATTTTTGCCAAAATCGCTAGCGATTCTAATTACTGTAAAACATTCATAGATTCCTCCATTGATGTAGCGAGGGATTTCAACTACAATGGCCCCTCAACTGGCA AGTGGCGAGCTGCCGTGGACAAAGAGGCTGCAGCTCAGAGCACTGGCAATGCCAAGCTGCTTCTAACCGCAGCCGTCTCTGAGTCTCCACAGCATTATCCCATTCAGGCTATCGTAAATTCCTTAGATTGGATCAACGTAGTGGCCTATGACTTGAAGACCCCTCTCCCTCTTTCCTCACCCAATTTCATTGTACCGCCTGCTCCATTTTTCAATCCAAGAGGCTCTAATCTAGTTCTTAGCGTCGACGTCGTTGTCAATGTTTGGATCTATGAAGGCGTGCCGGCCAACAAATTAGTCCTCGGCCTTCCATTTCATGGCCGCAGTTGGCTTCTGCAAAATGCTGCTAACCATGAAATATTATCACCGGCTAATGGAGCTGCGACTGAAGTCGTAAGTGACCCCGTACCTTATCGACAAATCCAAGAACTTATTAAAGACAAACGTGGCGTAGAAGTGATCGATCACAACTATGTCGCACAGTATTGGTATGTTGGAACAACGTGGATTGGTTATGATGGAAAGGATATCATCTCTTCTAAGGTTACATATGCCAAGCAAAATGAATTGCTTGGTTACTTTCCATGGCATGTGGACAGCGACGACTCTGACTGGGCTCTTTCGAAGCAAG TAATGGTGCCACATCCTTGA